CACAGAGTTGGCCGGGGAGCTGCAACGAGTGCTCTCCAAGGTGTTCTCGGTGCTGCGTCGTGGCGACACGAACAAGGGCACCGCGGGAGAACTCACGTTGGCCCAGCTCTCGATCCTGCTCACCCTGCTCGACCAGGGCCCGATCCGGATGACCGAGCTGGCCGCCCGCGAGCGCGTCCGCACCCCCACCACCACCGTGGCGATCCGCCGGCTCGAGAAGCTCGGGCTGGTCAAACGGTCTCGCGACCCCTCCGACCTGCGCGCTGTCCTGGTCGAGGTCACCCCGCGCGGCCTGGTGCAACACCGTGAATCGCTGGCAGCCCGCCGCGCCGATCTGGCCGCCCGGCTGGCCAACCTGAGCGCCGACGACCTCGCCACTCTCGCCACCGCACTGGCCCCGCTCGAGCGGCTGGCCAGCCAGAACGAGCCGGCCCAGGCCGCCGCCAAATCGGAGTAGCCGGGCTATCCCAACCAGTCCAACACCGCAGCAGCGGTCCACGACTGCTGCATGCTGCCCAGCGGCTCACCGGTGAACGGCTCGTAATACTCGGCAAAGGTGCCGTCGCTCGCCTGCCGAAGACCTTCCTGCCGCAGCAGCCGGGCCCGCTCGGCCCAGCCCCGGCGTGCGAAGCACCACGAGAACAACCACGTCATCACCGGCCACACCGGCCCACGCCAGTATTCGCGCGCCCGGAAGTCCCGCGACACCGGCGACGTCGACGGGATCAGCCCATACCGCAGGTCGGGGTGGCCGCAGAACCGCGGGCCCTCCAGCAGCCGCAACAGCGCACGTTCCCGGTCGTGCGGCAACCCGCCACACAGCAACGGCGCGAACTGGGCCACCGTCTCGGTGGGCACCCACTTCTTCGCCCGGACGTCATAATCCCTTGCCGCACCGGTACGTTCATCGGCGGTCTCGACAACACCCGACCGGAAACGCTCCGCCCACGAGTAGAGATCGCGGACATCGGCGAGCGGCCGCTTGTAGTCCTCGCCGATCTCGGCGAGCACCTGGCAGGCCACCGAGAAGATGGCCGAGACGAACACATCCTCGACCGCGAAACTCATCACCTTGGGCAGCAGATCGTCGTCGTAGCGAACGGATTTCATCTCTTCGAGCAGCCACAGGTACCGGTCGTACTCGAGATCGGTCGGACGCTGGGTCGCGTCGGTGATGATCGCGTTGTCCTCACGCTGATACTCCGGCACGTCTCCGGGAACCACGTTGGCGTAGGCACTGTCCCAGCGTGGCGAGTTGTCCATCCCGGACTCCCAGCCGTGATACAGCGTGATGCGGCCGTGGCCGTCCTGATCGCGCTTCTCGGCCAGCCAACGATGCCAGCGCACCAGATCGGCCCACCGCCGGTCCAGGAAGGCCGCCGCCACCGCGCGGGTGGACCGGCCCCGGCTGCGGGCGTGGTCGAGGATGCGCTGCACCGCGATCGCGTGCACCGGTGGCTGAGTGATGCCCGAGGTGTGCCGGGCCCGGGGCGCATTGGCCGCCAGCGCCGAGGTGGCCCACCGGGCCGGGCCGGGAAAGTAGCCGTCGACGCCGTTGGCGAACACGATGTGCGGGATCATCCCGTTCTGCCACTGCGCCGAGAGCAGGGTGTCGAGTTCCACCACGGCGCGCTCCACGCTGAGCGGGGCCAGCCCGATCGCCACGAACGCCGCATCCCAGCTCCACATGTGCGGATACAGGAGTGGCGCCGCAGTGGTCATCACACCCAGGTCGTTACCGCGCAGCAGGTAGGCGGCCCGCGCGGCGAGCTGGGTGGGTGCGAAGCTGGGATCCGGTGGCATTCCTACCATGATGCGACTCCGGCGCCCGGTCCGCAGGTCGGCCCCGTCACTTTCGCCGTCACAGTAACGTTGCAGTCGTGCCGACTGCATTGATCACCGGGGCCGCCGGCGGCATCGGATCGGCGATCGCCGCTGCCCTTGCTCCCACCCACACGCTGCTGCTGGCCGGACGCCCGTCCGCGCGCCTGGACGCGCTCGCCGACCGGCTCGGCGCACCGACCTGGCCACTCGACCTGACCGACGCCGATTCGATCGAGGCCGCCACCGAGGTGCTCGCCGAACTCGACGTGCTGGTGCACAACGCCGGTGTGCTCTACCCGGGCCGGGTGTCGGAGACCATCGCCGAGCAGTGGCGGGCCTCGTTCGAGGTCAACGTCACCGGTGCGGTGGCGCTCACCCTGGCCCTGCTGCCGGCCCTGCGCGCCGCCCGCGGGCATGTGGTGTTCATCAACTCCGGTGCCGGACAGAAGGTTTCGCCCGGAATGGCATCCTACTCGGCCAGCAAGTTCGCGCTGCGGGCCTTCGCGGATTCACTGCGCGCCGACGAACCGACGCTGCGGGTCACCTCGATCTTCCCCGGCCGCACCGACACCGAGATGCAACGCGACCTGGTGGCGTACGAGACCGACGGCGCCGGAGACTACGACCCGGAGAAGTTCCTCAAGCCCGAGACGGTCGCCGGGCTGGTGGCGACCGCCGTCACCACCCCGCCCGACGGCTACGTACACGAAATCGTGGTCCGCCCCGGGTGATTTGTGCACGCGGACATGCGGTGACCGCGTGCGCGCGTGCACAAATCACTAGACGACGAGGTTGACCAGCCGGCCCGGCACCACGATGACCTTCTTCGGCGTGGCGCCGTCCAGGAAGGCCTGCACCTTCTCGTCGGCCAGCGCCGCGGCTTCGAGCCCGGCCCGGTCCAAATCGGCGGCCACCGTGATCTTGCCGCGGACCTTGCCGTTGACCTGGACCGGGAACTCGATCGTGTCATCGACGAGGTACTGCGGATCAGCCACCGGGAACGGTCCGTGCGCCAGTGACGTGTCGTGGCCCAACCGCTTCCACAACTCCTCCGCCAGGTGCGGTGCCAGCGGGGCGACCATCAGCACCAGAGGTTCGATCGCGGCGCGTGCCGACACCCCGGCCTTGGTCAGGTGGTTGGTGTATTCGATCAGCTTGGCCGCCGCGGTGTTGTTGCGGAGCGCCGCATAGTCTTCGGTCACCCCGGCGATGGTGCGGTGCAGGATCTTCAGGGTGTCGGTATCGAGCGCCTCGTGTGCGGCGACATCGGTTGCCCCGGTCTCCTCATCGACCACCGCGCGCCACACCCGCTGCAGGAACCGGTGCGCACCGACGACGTCCTTGGTGGCCCACGGGCGCGACGCCTCCAGCGGGCCCATCGACATCTCGTAGACGCGCAGGGTGTCCGCGCCGTACTCGTCGCAGATCTCGTCGGGGGACACGGAGTTCTTCAGGCTCTTGCCGATCTTGCCGAACTCCTGGTTCACCTCGATCTCGCCATCAGGGCCCGGCCAGAAGAACTTGCCGTCGCGCTCGACGACTTCGGCGGCGGGCACGTAGCTGCCCCGGGCGTCGGTGTAGGCGAAGGCCTGGATGTAGCCCTGGTTGACCAGGCGGCGGTACGGCTCGCTCGAGCTGACGTGGCCGAGGTCGAACAGCACCTTGTGCCAGAAGCGGCAGTACAGCAGGTGCAGCACCGCATGCTCGACGCCGCCGACGTAGAGATCCACACCTCCCGGATCGTCCGGCCCGTGCTCGGCCGGCCGCGGACCCATCCAGTAGGCCTCGTTCTCCTTGGCGCACAGCTCTTCCGAGTTGTGCGGGTCGGTGTAACGCAGCTCGTACCAGGAGCTGGCCGCCCACTGCGGCATCACGTTGGTGTCGCGCGTGTATTCCTGCAGCCCGTCACCGAGATCCAGTTCGACATGCACCCATTCGGTGGCCTTGCCCAACGGGGGCGACGGCTCGCTGTCGGCGTCGTCCGGGTCGAACGACACCGGCGAATAGTCGGGGACATCCGGAAGTTCGACGGGCAGAGCCGATTCCGGCAGCGGGTGAGCGCGGCCGGAGGCGTCGTAGACGATCGGGAACGGTTCACCCCAGTACCGCTGCCGGGCGAACAACCAGTCCCGCAGCTTGTACTCGATGCGGGCGCGGCCGCGGCCGTCGGCCTCCAGGTGTTCGATGACGGTCGCCTTCGCGTCGGCCACCGAAAGCCCGTCGAGGTAACCCGAGTTCACCATGGTGCCGTCGCCGTTGTACGCCGACACCGAGATGTCGCCACCCGCAACCACTTCGACGATGGGCAGGCCGAACTCCGTAGCGAAGTCCCAGTCCCGCTGGTCACCGCCGGGCACCGCCATGATCGCCCCGGTGCCGTAACCGGCCAGCACGTAGTCGGCGATGAAGATCGGAACCTGCGAACCGTTGACCGGATTGGTGGCGTAGGCGCCGAGGAACACACCGGTCTTGGTCTTGTTCTCCTGACGCTCCAGATCAGACTTCGCGGCGATCCCGGCCCGGTAGGCGGCGACGGCTTCGGCCGGGGTGGCCGCGCCGAACGTCCAGCGCGAATCGGTGCCCTCGGGCCAGGCGTCGGCCACCAGCGCGTCCACCAGATCGTGCTCGGGCGCCAGCACCAGATAGGTGGCACCGAACAGGGTGTCCGGCCGGGTGGTGAACACCTCGACATCGCCCGCGGCGGTGCCGAATTCCACCGAGGCACCGGTGGACCGGCCGATCCAGTTGCGCTGCATGGCCTTTACCTTGTCCGGCCAGTCCAGCAATTCCAGATCGTCGAGCAGCCGGTCCGAGTAGGCGGTGATGCGCATCATCCACTGCCGCAAGCGCTTCCGGAACACCGGGAAATTGCCGCGGTCGCTGCGGCCGTCGGCGGTGACCTCTTCGTTGGCCAGCACCGTGCCCAGCCCCGGGCACCAGTTCACCATCGAGTCCGCCCGGTACACCAGCCGGTGGCCGTCGATCACATCGGCCCGTTCGTCGGCCGACAGCTCGGCCCAGGCCCGTCCGTCATCGAGAGTGCGTGCACCGGACTCGAATTCGGCCACCAGCTCGGCTATGGGCCGGGCTTTCTTCGCGGCCGTGTCGAACCAGGCGTTGTAGATCTGCAGGAAGATCCACTGGGTCCACTTGTAGAAGTCGACGTCCGTGGTGGCGAAACTGCGCCGCGAGTCATGGCCCAGGCCGAGCCGGCCCAACTGCCGGCGGAAGTTGACGATGTTGGCCTCGGTGCGGACCCGCGGGTGGGTCCCGGTCTGCACGGCGTACTGCTCGGCGGGCAGGCCGAAGGCGTCGAAGCCGAGGGCATGGAGCACATTGCGACCGGTCATCCGGTAGTACCGGGCATAGACGTCGGTGGCGATGTAGCCCAGCGGGTGCCCGACATGCAGGCCGTCGCCGGACGGGTACGGGAACATGTCCTGCACGAACATCTTGTCGGCGGGCACCGGCGAGCCGTCCTGCGGTGCCAGTGAGCCCACCGGATTGGCCACATTGAACGTTCCCAGCTCCTGCCACTGCTCCTGCCAGGCCCTCTCGATCTGGCCCGCGAGGTCGGCGTTGTAACGGTGCTGCGGGGTCTCTTCCGCACGCGAGGAGGACAGTTCAGCTGCCGCCCCGTCGGAGCCGGATCGCCCTGACTGGGAGGTGGTGGCGCGTTCGATCACGCCGTTCAGGGTATAAGGCCACGGTTTGGGCAGCTCACCACCCGTCTTCCGCCTCCGTTGGCCACGGCTTGGTATCGGTTGCGTCGCGGCACAGTCAGAGGTTGATTCCAGGTCGATTGAGTTGCTGGTGGCGGGCGGTGTGCCGTGGATAGTCTCGGCCCCTAGTGGAAGTCGCCTGGTGAAGGCACGGTTTGCGGAGGGAACGAGTGATGATCGAGTTGGCCCGCCAGTGGCGGGTGCTGGCAGCGGGCGCAGCCGTCGGCGTGGCCGGGGTTGTCGGTTTCGCCGGTCAGACCGCCTCGGCCGAACCCCTGGTCCCGGCGCCCGTCGTCCCCGGCCCGGTGACGGTGACCCAGACGGTCACGGTCGCCCCCGCCGCGGCACCCGCAGCGCCCCTGGCACCGGCCGCCCCCGCCCCTGCCGTCCCGGGCGCGGCCAACCCCGCACCGGCGGTCGCGGCACCGGCACCAGTGGCCCGGACCATCACCCCCGCCTCCTCGGGCACGCTCGCCGAGTTCTTCAAGAGCAAGGGCGTCAAGATGGAGCCCCAGCTCAGCCACGACTTCAAGGCGCTGAGCATCGTGCTGCCGCTGCCTTCGGGGTGGACCAAGGTGCCCGATCCCAATGTGCCTGACGCGTTCGCGGTGATCGCCGACCGCTCCAGCTCCGACCTCTACACCCCCAACGCACAGGTGGTGGTCTACAAGCTCGTCGGCAGTTTCGACCCGGTGGAAGCCATCAGCCACGGTTACGTCGACAGCCTGCAGTCGCAGAACTGGCGCACCACCGACATGACCATGGGCGACTTCAACGGATTCCCGTCGGCGTTCATCGAAGGTAGCTACCTGTCCGGCAGCCAGATGCTGAACACGTCTCGCCGGCACATCCTGGCCACCACGGGATCCGACCATTACCTGGTGTCGCTGTCGGTGAACTCGTCGGCCGCGAACCAGGGGATTTCAGCGGCTGCCGACGCCGCCGACGCGATCGTGTCTGGGTTCAAGGTCAGTGCGCCCGCTCCGGCCGCTCCCCCGCCGCCAGCTACCCCGGCCCCGGCCGCACCGGCCCCGGCAGCGGGTTTGCCCCAGCTCCTGGGCCTGCAGGGCTGAGCCACCGGGACCCGGCCCGAGCTCGCAACTTCGGTCGCCGCCTCGTATTGTGTGGCCCATGCTGATCGCCGCGCTGCTGTGTTTGAGCGCCGCCGTCATCGTCGGCGTGTTCGGGCTGTGGTTGTTGACCAGACCTCGCACCGGTGATCCCGTGCGCTCCGTGTTGAGGGCCGTGGCCCCCACCCAACTGGCGGCCGCGGTGATGCTGGCCGCCGGCGGTGCCGCGGCCCTGGCCGCCGCACCGCATACCGGCCTGATGGTCGTCATGGTGTGCATCATCGGAGCGGTGGCCACGGTGGCCACGGGATGCTGGCAGAGCGCCAAGGCCGTCGCGGCCGCCGAGGCCTCCACCGCCGCCTCGGGTGCGGGCTGCGCCGGCTCGTGCGCCAGTTGCACGTTGTCCTGCAAGTGACGGAGTGCAGGTAATTCCGGCTAGTTGCGGCTGACGTCGATCGGGTGGGTCGCCAACATCGACATCGGCAGCGGCTGACGGCGCAACACGCGTCCCCAGAGATCGGTCCGGGGCTCGGTCAGCACGTCCGAGGGAAGCGCCGAGAGCACGATCCAGTCGTCGCGCTCGATCTCGCCGTCCAGCTGACCGATGGTCCAGCCCGAGTACCCGGCGAAGATCCGCACCCCCTCGATGGCCGGAGCCAGGACGTCCGGATCGGCGTCGAGATCGACCATCACCACCCGGCCCTGCACGTGCCGCAGCCCGGGCACCCCGTCGGCCTGCACGCCGACCCGCAGGGTCGCCAGGCACAGCGCCGAGTCCCGCTTGACCGGACCGCCGATGAACATGGTCTTGGGTTTGGTGGTGAGCTTCGCCCACTGCGGCAGCACGTTGTAGACCGCTGTCTCGCTGGGCCGGTTCAACACCACACCGAGGGTTCCGCCGGCATTGTGCTCGACGATGTAGATGACGCTGCGCCGGAACGTCGGCTCCAGCAGATCGGTATTGGCCAGCAACAGCGTGCCCGGCCGTACCCGGTGCGCCGCAGGCGCGACGAAATCCTCCGGATCTTCTGACTGCGCCACGCCTACATCATGGCACCGCGACCGCCGTGACGTGGCGAACAAGCCCGGGCGCGGTCGGATTTCGGCACAGCTTTGTAACTCGAGGGAGCTTTGTACTGTGGATCGGGTGGTTCATGCTCGCGCGCTCCGTGCCCTCTGGCGCTCGTTGCGAGGTATGACCGAGTTCCGCCGGTTGCTGGAACTGCGCGCGGTCAGCCAGTTCGCCGATGGCCTATTCCAGGCCGGCCTGGCCGGCGCGATCCTGTTCAACCCCGAACGGCAGGCCGAGCCGTGGCAGATCGCCATGGCGTTCGCGGTGATGTTCCTGCCGTACTCGGTGCTCGGCCCGTTCGCCGGGGCCCTGCTCGACCGTTGGGACCGGCGCCTGGTGCTCATCGGTGCCAACGCGGGTCGGCTGCTGGTCGTGTTCCTGGTGGCCGCACTGCTGGCCTTCGGCGTCGGCGACGTGCCGATCCTGTGCTGTGCCCTGATCGTCAACGGGTTCACCCGGTTCGTCTCGTCGGGTCTGTCGGCCTCGCTGCCCGACGTGGTGCCCCGCGATCGCGTGGTGACGATGAACTCGGTGGCCACCGCGGTCGGCGCGCTGTCAGCGTTTCTCGGTGCGGACTTCATGCTGGTGCCGCGCAAGCTGTTCGGGGCCGACGACGCCGGCGCCGCCGTGGTCATGGTCATGGTCGCAGTCCCGGTCACGCTGGCGTTGTGGTTGTCGGTGCGGTTCGGCGAGCACGTGCTGGGCCCGCACGAGAGCAAGCGCTCGATCCACGGGTCGGTGGCCTATGCGGTTGCCACCGGCTGGGTGCACGGAGCCCGCACCGTGCTCGCGGTGCCGCCCGTCGCGGGCACCCTGGCCGGTCTGGCCGCCCACCGCATGGCCTTCGGCATCAATTCCCTGCTGGTGCTGGTGATCGTGCGGCACACCGACAACCCCGACGTCACCGGGCTGGGCCTGGGCAGCGCCGTGCTGTTCATGGCCGCCGGCGGCACCGGGCAGTTCATCGCCACCGTCGCCGCCCCCGCGGTGATCGGCCGGTTCGGCCGCTATGCCACCGCCAACGGCGCGCTGGCCTTCGCGGCGGTCATCCAACTGGTGGCGATCGGGCTGCACATCCCGGTGATGGTGACGTGCGGCCTGCTGCTCGGCGCGGCCGGTCAGCTGGTGAAGCTGTGCGCGGATTCGGCGATGCAGATCGACGTCGACGACGCCCTGCGCGGCCACGTGTTCACCGTGCAGGACGCGCTGTTCTGGATTTCGTTCGTCACGGCGATCGCGGCGGCGGCCGCGGTGATCCCCGCCGACGGACACTCGCCGGCCCTGGTCGCCGCCGGAGTGGTCGCCTACCTCGTCGGGCTCGGCCTGCACGCGACAGTGGCGTCCCCGAAGCGCACGGGACCCGCGGTCTAGGCTGACCGCCATGGTGAGCGCCGAGGCGATCGTGGCCGACCTGTCCGCCGAGAGTGACGAACTCGATGCGCTGGTGGCCGAGCTGCCACCCGAACGCTGGGCCACCGCCACCCCCGCCGAGGGCTGGACCATCGCCCACCAGATCGCCCACCTGCTGTGGACCGACCGGGTGTCGGTGATCGCGATCACCGACCAATCCGGCTTCGACGCCGTTCTCGCCGAGGCGATGCAGAACCCGACCGGATTCGTCGATGCTGCCGCCGAGGCACTCGCGCTCACTCCCCCGGATCAACTGTTGGCCGCCTGGCGCGAGACCCGGGCGAAATTGCACACCGAGTTGGTGAACGTGGCCGAGGGCCGCAAGCTGCCGTGGTTCGGCCCACCGATGAGCGCGTCGTCGATGGCCACTGCCCGCATGATGGAGACCTGGGCGCACGGCCTCGATGTGGCCGACGCGCTCGGCGTGCGCAGGGCCGCCACCGCCCGGCTCCGCTCGATCGCCCACATCGGGGTTCGCACAAGGGATTTCGCGTTCACTGTGCACGGTCTGACGCCACCGGCCGAGCCGTTCCGGGTCGAGTTGACCGCACCCGACGGCACGCTGTGGGAGTGGGGACCGCAGGAAGCCGAGCAGAAGGTGACGGGCTCGGCCGAAGACTTCTGCATGCTGGTGACCCAGCGCCGCGCACCGGCCGAACTTGAGGTGACCGCGCACGGCGACGACGCGGCCAAGTGGCTCACGATCGCGCAGGCCTTCGCCGGGCCGCCGGGGGCCGGCCGCGGCTGAGCAGTCGGACGAGATTCGATCCTGCGGTCAGGGTGCGGAAGTTCGAGAGGCCCACGCCCGCACCGCAGGGTCAACGGTCACGACGCAGAGTCAACGGTCACGACGCAGAGTCGGCGCGGCCGTCCCCGTCGGTGTCGGTCAGTTTGAGGTCCCAATCCCCGTCCCCGTCCGTGTCGGCGTACGCCAGGTTCCCGGCCAGCGCCCGATCCGCCAGACCGTTCCCGTCAACATCGAGCAACCGGTCATCGACCGCGCCGTCACCGTCGAAATCGATCACCGGCCCACCTGTCTGTTCGACCCCGTCCAAGCCGAACCACCGGATCTGTCCGGACCGATCCACACTCACCGCCCAGGTGCCCGAACCGTCGTCGGAGAAATAGCTTTCGGCCCGCCCGTCGTCATCGGCATCGAGCACCGCGCGCTCGGCGATACCGTCGCCGTCGAAATCGGCCATCACATCGTCGATCCGGCCGTCCCCGTCGACATCCAGGCCGAGACCGTCGAAGTGGCCGTCACCGTCCACATCCACATCGGGTGTCCCGGTGAAGATGGCCGCGGTCCCGTCGGGCTCACCCAGGCAATAGTCCATGACTGATCAGACGCACGATCAGCTCCTGGCGTTCCACCATTTCAACAATTCGTCGATCGCCTGCTCCCGGGACAGCGGCCCGTGCTCGAGCCGCAGTTCCTTGAGGTGCTGCCAGGCCTGACCGATCACCGGGCCGGCCGGGATGCCGAGGATCTCCATGATCTCGTTGCCGTCGAGGTCCGGTCGGACGCGTTGCAGGTCCTCCTTGGCCGCCAGTTCGGCGATCCGGTTCTCCAGATCGTCGTAGTTGGCCTGCAGTCGCGCGGCCCGGCGCTTGTTGCGGGTGGTGCAGTCGGCGCGCACGAGCTTGTGCAGCCGGCTCAGCAGCGGACCGGCGTCGGTCACGTAGCGGCGCACCGCCGAATCGGTCCACTTGCCGGTGCCCTTGTCGTCGGCGTAGCCGTGGAACCGCAGATGCAGATACACCAGCTGCGACACGTCGTCGACCATCTGCTTGGAGTACTTGAGCGCCCGCATGCGTTTGCGGGTCATCTTGGCGCCCACCACCTCGTGATGGTGGAAGCTCACCCCGCCGTCGGATTCGTGCTTGCGCGTGGCGGGCTTGCCGATGTCGTGCAGCAGGGCGGCCCAGCGCAACACCAGATCGGGAGGACTCGAGGGCTCCTCCAATTCAATGGCCTGGCGCAACACCGTCAGCGAATGCCAGTACACGTCCTTGTGCTGGTGGTGTTCGTCGATCGCCATCCGCATCTCGCCGACCTCGGGCAACACCACCTCGCCCAGCCCGGTCTGCACCATCAGATCGACACCGGCCACCGGATCGGCCCCCAGCAGCAGCTTGTCCAGTTCGGCGGCGACCCGCTCGACCGTGATGCGCTGCAGCTGCGGCGCCATCTCCAGCAGGGCCTCGAGCACCCGCGGGGCGACCCCGAAGCCGAGCTGCGAGACGAACCGGGCCGCGCGCAGCATCCGCAGCGGATCGTCGCCGAAGGACACCTCCGGCGCCGACGGCGTGTCGAGCATCTTGGCCTGGATCGCCGCCAAACCGCCCAGCGGATCATGGAATTCAGCTGGGCCGTCGGCCGTGATGCGTACCGCCATGGCGTTCACCGTGAAGTCGCGCCGCACCAGGTCGTCGTCGAGGTTGTCACCGAACTCGACGGTCGGATTCCGCGACACCTGGTCATAGCTGTCGGCCCGGAAGGTGGTGATCTCCAGCCGGTCGGCTCCCTTGCCGACGCCGAGGGTGCCGAACTGGATCCCGGTGTCCCACAGGGAGTCGGCCCACGGCCGCAGGAACTTCAGCATCTGCTCGGGCCGGGCATCGGTGGTGAAGTCCAGATCGCTGTGCTCGGTCAACCGGCCCAGCAGCGCGTCGCGCACGCTGCCACCCACCAGATACAGCTCGTGGCCCGCGGCAGCGAACACCGCGCCGAGCCCGCGCAGCACCTCGGCGCGGTGGTTCAGCGCGACCAGAGCGCCGGCCAGCAATTCGGCATCAGTAACAGCAGCGTCGGACACGTTCGATGAGCCTAATGCTCGCGGTGTGGTCACAACCGGCGAGTGCGGCAGGAGGCCAACCCCATGGCAGCTACTATCGCTTGGGTGTCGGACGGCGAACAGGCCAAACCACGACGGCGCCGCAGTCGGCGTCGTGGCCGTCGTCGTGCACAACGGGCGGCCGGCCCGCCCGCCGGTGATCAGGGCAGCGATGCCGCACGTCACAACGGCGGTCCCAGCGAAACACCCGTCGCCGCGGAAGCTCCCTCGCCCACCCCGCGAGACCAGTCCAAGCAACGCAAGTCACGGCCGCGTCGCCCGCAGGAACGGCTGCGCACCGTGCACGAAACCTCGGCCGGCGGCCTCGTCATCGACGGAATCGACGGCCCCAAGGACACCCAGGTGGCGGCATTGATCGGACGCGTCGACCGGCGTGGGCGAATGCTGTGGTCACTGCCGAAGGGGCACATCGAACTCGGCGAGACGGCCGAGCAGACCGCGATCCGCGAGGTCGCCGAGGAAACCGGCATCCGCGGTGACGTGCTGGCCGCACTGGGCAGCATCGACTACTGGTTCGTCACCGAAGGCCGCCGCGTACACAAGACCGTGCATCACTACCTCATGCGCTTTCTGGGCGGGGAACTGTCCGACGACGACGTCGAGGTGACCGAGGTCGCCTGGGTCCCGCTGCGGGAACTGCCGAGCCGGTTGGCCTACGCCGACGAACGCAAGCTCGCCGAGGTGGCCGGGGAACTCATCGACAAGCTGCACACCGACGGGCCGGGCGCGCTGCCGCCGCTGCCGCGCAGCGCACCCCGGCGGCGCCCGCAGACCCACTCGCACACCCGCAATCACCGCCGCGACGAATCAGCCCAACCCCAGCCCCGCCGGCGCACGAACGGATGCGGACAGGGACCGTGACCGCCGCTCCGGCGGTGCGCCGAGGGTTGTCCCTCCTGGCGCACGCAGTGGTGCTCGTGGCGGTGGTGATGTTGTTCTCGGTGTGGTCCACCGCCGCACTTCCCGTCCTGACGCCCCGAGCGAGCGCAGGAGAACCCGGGGACGTGCCGTTTCTGCAGATCCGGATCGATCGGGTGTCCCCCGACGTCGTCACCACCACCAGT
The genomic region above belongs to Mycolicibacterium sp. HK-90 and contains:
- a CDS encoding MarR family winged helix-turn-helix transcriptional regulator encodes the protein MMEHDPQVTELAGELQRVLSKVFSVLRRGDTNKGTAGELTLAQLSILLTLLDQGPIRMTELAARERVRTPTTTVAIRRLEKLGLVKRSRDPSDLRAVLVEVTPRGLVQHRESLAARRADLAARLANLSADDLATLATALAPLERLASQNEPAQAAAKSE
- a CDS encoding amylo-alpha-1,6-glucosidase; its protein translation is MPPDPSFAPTQLAARAAYLLRGNDLGVMTTAAPLLYPHMWSWDAAFVAIGLAPLSVERAVVELDTLLSAQWQNGMIPHIVFANGVDGYFPGPARWATSALAANAPRARHTSGITQPPVHAIAVQRILDHARSRGRSTRAVAAAFLDRRWADLVRWHRWLAEKRDQDGHGRITLYHGWESGMDNSPRWDSAYANVVPGDVPEYQREDNAIITDATQRPTDLEYDRYLWLLEEMKSVRYDDDLLPKVMSFAVEDVFVSAIFSVACQVLAEIGEDYKRPLADVRDLYSWAERFRSGVVETADERTGAARDYDVRAKKWVPTETVAQFAPLLCGGLPHDRERALLRLLEGPRFCGHPDLRYGLIPSTSPVSRDFRAREYWRGPVWPVMTWLFSWCFARRGWAERARLLRQEGLRQASDGTFAEYYEPFTGEPLGSMQQSWTAAAVLDWLG
- a CDS encoding SDR family oxidoreductase, with the translated sequence MPTALITGAAGGIGSAIAAALAPTHTLLLAGRPSARLDALADRLGAPTWPLDLTDADSIEAATEVLAELDVLVHNAGVLYPGRVSETIAEQWRASFEVNVTGAVALTLALLPALRAARGHVVFINSGAGQKVSPGMASYSASKFALRAFADSLRADEPTLRVTSIFPGRTDTEMQRDLVAYETDGAGDYDPEKFLKPETVAGLVATAVTTPPDGYVHEIVVRPG
- the leuS gene encoding leucine--tRNA ligase, whose product is MIERATTSQSGRSGSDGAAAELSSSRAEETPQHRYNADLAGQIERAWQEQWQELGTFNVANPVGSLAPQDGSPVPADKMFVQDMFPYPSGDGLHVGHPLGYIATDVYARYYRMTGRNVLHALGFDAFGLPAEQYAVQTGTHPRVRTEANIVNFRRQLGRLGLGHDSRRSFATTDVDFYKWTQWIFLQIYNAWFDTAAKKARPIAELVAEFESGARTLDDGRAWAELSADERADVIDGHRLVYRADSMVNWCPGLGTVLANEEVTADGRSDRGNFPVFRKRLRQWMMRITAYSDRLLDDLELLDWPDKVKAMQRNWIGRSTGASVEFGTAAGDVEVFTTRPDTLFGATYLVLAPEHDLVDALVADAWPEGTDSRWTFGAATPAEAVAAYRAGIAAKSDLERQENKTKTGVFLGAYATNPVNGSQVPIFIADYVLAGYGTGAIMAVPGGDQRDWDFATEFGLPIVEVVAGGDISVSAYNGDGTMVNSGYLDGLSVADAKATVIEHLEADGRGRARIEYKLRDWLFARQRYWGEPFPIVYDASGRAHPLPESALPVELPDVPDYSPVSFDPDDADSEPSPPLGKATEWVHVELDLGDGLQEYTRDTNVMPQWAASSWYELRYTDPHNSEELCAKENEAYWMGPRPAEHGPDDPGGVDLYVGGVEHAVLHLLYCRFWHKVLFDLGHVSSSEPYRRLVNQGYIQAFAYTDARGSYVPAAEVVERDGKFFWPGPDGEIEVNQEFGKIGKSLKNSVSPDEICDEYGADTLRVYEMSMGPLEASRPWATKDVVGAHRFLQRVWRAVVDEETGATDVAAHEALDTDTLKILHRTIAGVTEDYAALRNNTAAAKLIEYTNHLTKAGVSARAAIEPLVLMVAPLAPHLAEELWKRLGHDTSLAHGPFPVADPQYLVDDTIEFPVQVNGKVRGKITVAADLDRAGLEAAALADEKVQAFLDGATPKKVIVVPGRLVNLVV
- a CDS encoding LpqN/LpqT family lipoprotein, whose translation is MIELARQWRVLAAGAAVGVAGVVGFAGQTASAEPLVPAPVVPGPVTVTQTVTVAPAAAPAAPLAPAAPAPAVPGAANPAPAVAAPAPVARTITPASSGTLAEFFKSKGVKMEPQLSHDFKALSIVLPLPSGWTKVPDPNVPDAFAVIADRSSSDLYTPNAQVVVYKLVGSFDPVEAISHGYVDSLQSQNWRTTDMTMGDFNGFPSAFIEGSYLSGSQMLNTSRRHILATTGSDHYLVSLSVNSSAANQGISAAADAADAIVSGFKVSAPAPAAPPPPATPAPAAPAPAAGLPQLLGLQG
- a CDS encoding YqgE/AlgH family protein, encoding MAQSEDPEDFVAPAAHRVRPGTLLLANTDLLEPTFRRSVIYIVEHNAGGTLGVVLNRPSETAVYNVLPQWAKLTTKPKTMFIGGPVKRDSALCLATLRVGVQADGVPGLRHVQGRVVMVDLDADPDVLAPAIEGVRIFAGYSGWTIGQLDGEIERDDWIVLSALPSDVLTEPRTDLWGRVLRRQPLPMSMLATHPIDVSRN